Part of the bacterium genome, GAAAGCCCTCAGCATCATCGGCTACCTCAGTAAGTTGAAGAAGGAAAAACCCCATATCCTAATTGGTGTTGCTGGCTGTATGGCTCAAAGAATGGGAGAGGAACTTCTCCAGCGCTTTCCTCTATTGGATTTCGTCTTGGGAACTGGGCAGGTGAAAAATATCGTTTCAATCGTTGAGGAAGCGAAAAAAGGTAGAATCGTTGCCCTTGATATCAACGGCTGCGTCCCCATCCTCCCCACTCTAAGGGAGAAACGATTCCAAGCCTATATACCGATAATCTTCGGCTGCAACAATTTCTGTTCCTACTGCATTGTCCCTTTCGTTAGGGGAAGAGAGAGGAGCAGACCCCTTCAGGAAATCCTTGAGGAAGCAAAAAATCTTATAGATGAAGGAGTAATAGAGATAACTTTGCTTGGACAAAATGTCAATGCATATGGAAGGGATTTAAAGGAGGGATACACTTTTGTTGACCTTTTATATGCCTTGGGTGAATTGCCGATTAAAAGAATCAAGTTCACCACATCTCATCCAAGAGATTTCTCCCGAGAGCTCATAAAGGCAATTGCCTCTATACCAGCGGTCTGCCACTGGGTACATCTCCCTATACAATCGGGAGACGATAAAATCCTCAAGGCAATGCGGAGAGGTTATACCGTCTCCCAATATAAAGCCTTGGTTGAAGAGATAAGGGAAAATATACCAGATGTATCAATCACCACAGATGTTATGGTTGGCTTTCCGGGCGAGGGAGAGGAGGAGTTCAGAAATACCCTCAAAACATTTGATGAGATAAAGTTCGACCAAGCTTATATGTTCGCTTTCTCTCCTCGCCCGGGGACATTGGCAGAGCGAATGGATGGACAAGTGGAACAGGAGGAGAAAATTC contains:
- the miaB gene encoding tRNA (N6-isopentenyl adenosine(37)-C2)-methylthiotransferase MiaB, with the protein product MPKVWIETFGCQMNEWDSQAMLGMLRREGWEPTNSPEEADLLLINTCSVRKKPEEKALSIIGYLSKLKKEKPHILIGVAGCMAQRMGEELLQRFPLLDFVLGTGQVKNIVSIVEEAKKGRIVALDINGCVPILPTLREKRFQAYIPIIFGCNNFCSYCIVPFVRGRERSRPLQEILEEAKNLIDEGVIEITLLGQNVNAYGRDLKEGYTFVDLLYALGELPIKRIKFTTSHPRDFSRELIKAIASIPAVCHWVHLPIQSGDDKILKAMRRGYTVSQYKALVEEIRENIPDVSITTDVMVGFPGEGEEEFRNTLKTFDEIKFDQAYMFAFSPRPGTLAERMDGQVEQEEKIRRLRELVSLQNEISRKKNLKILGKTLEVLVEGEDPKGKGFLVGKSREHKTVVFPGERELIGKLVRVRTKEAFLWGFKGEIENEEGEG